In Prosthecomicrobium sp. N25, one DNA window encodes the following:
- a CDS encoding SMP-30/gluconolactonase/LRE family protein, with protein sequence MKIEHPTVTPLIDLPLGCGEGPTWDEETGTLLFVDIPAPALFRLDPATLKLERHDMPSAIGSFGLMAGGKAVVALKHGIHIYDFARRSLDLLCHPEPDRPTNRYNDGKVAPDGRFWVGTMDDRPERQPMAALYRVEADGRFQKILDGLTVSNGLAWSPDGRTLWHSDSSQKWVETFAYDLANGGVSNRRQVCVLENEDGRPDGAACDAEGFYWSAGVSAGCLNRIAPDGTLERKLVMPMPAPTMPCFGGKDLKTLYVTSLTTDRTGTKVAGTLVALASDVAGAPIARFGERLPGL encoded by the coding sequence ATGAAGATCGAGCATCCGACCGTGACGCCGCTGATCGACCTGCCGCTCGGCTGCGGCGAGGGGCCGACCTGGGACGAGGAGACGGGCACGCTGCTCTTCGTCGACATCCCGGCGCCGGCGCTGTTCCGGCTCGACCCCGCCACGCTGAAGCTCGAGCGGCACGACATGCCGAGCGCGATCGGCAGCTTCGGGCTGATGGCCGGCGGCAAGGCCGTGGTCGCGCTGAAGCACGGGATCCACATCTACGACTTCGCCCGGCGCAGCCTCGATCTCCTGTGCCACCCGGAGCCCGACCGGCCGACCAACCGCTACAACGACGGAAAGGTCGCCCCGGACGGACGCTTCTGGGTCGGGACGATGGACGACCGCCCGGAGCGGCAGCCGATGGCGGCGCTGTATCGGGTGGAGGCCGACGGCCGTTTCCAGAAGATCCTGGACGGGCTCACGGTTTCGAACGGGCTCGCATGGTCGCCGGACGGGCGGACCCTGTGGCACTCGGACTCCAGCCAGAAGTGGGTCGAGACCTTCGCGTACGACCTCGCCAACGGCGGCGTCTCCAACCGGCGCCAGGTCTGCGTGCTGGAAAACGAGGACGGGCGGCCGGACGGAGCGGCCTGCGACGCGGAGGGCTTCTACTGGTCGGCCGGGGTCTCGGCGGGCTGCCTCAACCGGATCGCGCCGGACGGCACGCTCGAGCGCAAGCTCGTCATGCCGATGCCGGCGCCGACCATGCCCTGCTTCGGCGGCAAGGACCTGAAGACGCTCTATGTCACGTCCCTCACGACCGACCGGACCGGCACCAAGGTCGCGGGCACGCTGGTGGCGCTGGCGTCCGACGTGGCGGGGGCGCCGATCGCGCGCTTCGGCGAGCGCCTGCCGGGGCTCTGA
- a CDS encoding dihydrodipicolinate synthase family protein — translation MTPVEIRAALGGISGVHVTPYDAEGAVDRALLARVVDRIAAGGIHNIVSAGNTGEFYALTPDEVRLVHDGCIAANAGRAMVTAGVGRSLKEAVELGRRAAAGGADAVMVHQPLDPFAAPQSQAAYFEAVADALTIPVVAYVRSDAMSLKLLAGLAEHPNIAAVKFATPNLMLLAECVRAASETSALWVCGLAEGWAGPFYAVGARGFTSGLVNVDPARSLAIWRALEEGRAANARALVDTIALFESLRTRYGNGANVTVVKAALERQGYPVGPVRLPGLPRLDPADADALATILDAWARDGLRTAA, via the coding sequence ATGACCCCCGTTGAGATCCGCGCCGCCCTCGGCGGCATTTCCGGCGTGCACGTCACGCCCTACGACGCCGAGGGCGCCGTCGACCGGGCCCTGCTGGCGCGGGTGGTCGACCGCATCGCCGCCGGGGGGATCCACAATATCGTGTCGGCCGGCAACACCGGCGAGTTCTACGCCCTGACCCCCGACGAGGTCCGCCTCGTGCACGACGGCTGCATCGCCGCGAACGCCGGCCGCGCCATGGTCACCGCCGGGGTCGGCCGGTCGCTGAAGGAGGCCGTCGAACTCGGCCGCCGTGCGGCCGCCGGCGGCGCCGACGCCGTCATGGTCCACCAGCCGCTCGACCCCTTCGCGGCCCCGCAGTCCCAGGCGGCCTATTTTGAGGCGGTGGCCGACGCCCTGACGATCCCGGTCGTCGCCTACGTCCGCTCCGACGCCATGAGCCTGAAGCTCCTCGCCGGCCTCGCCGAGCACCCCAACATCGCCGCGGTTAAATTCGCCACGCCGAACCTCATGCTGCTGGCGGAATGCGTGCGGGCTGCATCCGAGACGTCGGCTCTCTGGGTCTGCGGCCTCGCCGAGGGCTGGGCCGGCCCGTTCTACGCGGTCGGCGCCCGCGGCTTCACCTCGGGGCTCGTCAATGTCGACCCGGCCCGCTCGCTCGCCATCTGGCGCGCGCTGGAGGAGGGCAGGGCGGCCAACGCGCGCGCCCTCGTCGACACCATCGCGCTCTTCGAGAGCCTGCGCACCCGCTATGGGAATGGCGCCAACGTCACGGTCGTCAAGGCCGCGCTGGAGCGGCAGGGCTACCCGGTCGGCCCCGTGCGCCTGCCCGGCCTGCCCCGCCTGGACCCGGCCGACGCCGACGCTCTCGCCACGATCCTGGACGCCTGGGCCCGCGACGGCCTGCGCACCGCCGCCTGA
- the araD gene encoding L-arabinonate dehydratase, with amino-acid sequence MTRKTPETLRSHRWFGATDLRSFGHRSRTLQMGYRYEDFARKPVIALINTWSDLNPCHTHLRTRAEEVKRGIWAAGGFPVELPAISLSESMVKPTTMLYRNFLAMETEELLRSHPVDGAVLLGGCDKTTPGLLMGAISMDLPAIFLPAGPMLRGNWGGRVLGSGSDVWKYWADKEAGTITEADWREMESGIARSFGTCMTMGTASTMAGIVEAMGMMLPGAGSIPAADSAHSRMATACGERIVQMVWDDLTPKRILTAGSFHNAIVALMAMAGSTNGIVHVLAMARRAGVDLTLDDFERLSNAVGVIANLRPSGEFLMEDFHYAGGFAAFFKTLAPVLKNGEMTVTGRTLGENFADAKVWNDDVIRPLDRPIAAGGGIAVLRGNIAPDGCIIKPTAAEPRLLKHRGPALVFDSYDEMLKAVNDETLDCSPDSVMVLRNAGPVGGPGMPEWGMLPIPRKLLKQGVRDLVRISDARMSGTSYGACILHVAPEAYVGGPLAAVRTGDIVAVDVEARSIRLEISDAELAARLAAYVPKTRPEPRGWVRLHAAHVTQADKGCDYDFLEGTEPLPEPEIH; translated from the coding sequence ATGACCCGCAAGACCCCCGAGACCCTGCGCAGCCACCGTTGGTTCGGCGCCACCGACCTGCGCTCCTTCGGCCACCGCTCGCGCACCCTGCAGATGGGCTACCGATACGAGGACTTCGCCCGCAAGCCCGTCATCGCGCTGATCAACACCTGGAGCGACCTCAACCCCTGCCACACCCACCTGCGCACCCGCGCCGAAGAGGTCAAGCGCGGCATCTGGGCGGCGGGCGGCTTCCCCGTCGAACTGCCGGCGATCTCCCTCTCCGAGAGCATGGTCAAGCCGACCACCATGCTCTACCGCAACTTCCTCGCCATGGAGACCGAGGAACTGCTGCGCTCCCACCCGGTCGACGGGGCCGTCCTGCTCGGCGGCTGCGACAAGACCACGCCAGGCCTGCTGATGGGCGCGATCTCCATGGACCTGCCGGCGATCTTCCTGCCCGCCGGCCCGATGCTGCGCGGCAACTGGGGCGGCCGCGTCCTCGGCTCGGGCTCCGACGTCTGGAAATACTGGGCCGACAAGGAGGCCGGCACCATCACGGAGGCCGACTGGCGCGAGATGGAGTCCGGCATCGCCCGCTCCTTCGGCACCTGCATGACCATGGGCACCGCCTCCACGATGGCCGGCATCGTCGAGGCCATGGGCATGATGCTGCCCGGCGCCGGGTCGATCCCGGCCGCCGACAGCGCCCATTCCCGCATGGCGACCGCCTGCGGCGAGCGCATCGTCCAGATGGTCTGGGACGACCTGACCCCGAAGCGCATCCTCACCGCCGGCTCCTTCCACAACGCCATCGTGGCCCTGATGGCCATGGCCGGGTCGACCAACGGCATCGTCCACGTCCTCGCCATGGCGCGCCGCGCCGGCGTGGACCTGACGCTCGACGACTTCGAGCGCCTGTCGAACGCGGTCGGCGTCATCGCCAACCTGCGCCCCTCCGGCGAGTTCCTGATGGAGGACTTCCACTATGCGGGCGGCTTCGCGGCTTTCTTCAAGACCCTGGCGCCGGTCCTGAAGAACGGCGAGATGACCGTCACGGGCCGGACCCTCGGCGAGAATTTCGCCGACGCCAAGGTCTGGAACGACGACGTCATCCGCCCCCTCGACCGCCCGATCGCGGCCGGCGGCGGTATCGCGGTCCTGCGCGGCAACATCGCCCCGGACGGCTGCATCATCAAGCCGACCGCGGCCGAGCCGCGCCTCCTGAAGCACCGCGGTCCGGCGCTCGTCTTCGACAGCTACGACGAGATGCTGAAGGCCGTGAACGACGAGACCCTGGACTGCTCGCCCGACAGCGTGATGGTGCTCCGCAACGCCGGTCCGGTCGGCGGCCCCGGCATGCCCGAATGGGGCATGCTGCCTATCCCCAGGAAGCTCCTGAAGCAGGGCGTCCGCGACCTCGTGCGCATCTCCGACGCGCGCATGAGCGGCACCAGCTACGGCGCCTGCATCCTGCACGTTGCGCCCGAGGCCTATGTGGGCGGTCCGCTCGCCGCCGTCCGCACCGGCGACATCGTCGCGGTCGACGTCGAGGCCCGGTCCATCCGACTGGAGATCTCCGACGCGGAGCTCGCCGCGCGCCTCGCCGCCTACGTGCCGAAGACGCGGCCGGAGCCGCGTGGCTGGGTCCGGCTCCACGCCGCCCACGTCACCCAGGCCGACAAGGGCTGCGACTACGATTTCCTGGAAGGCACCGAGCCGCTGCCCGAACCGGAGATCCACTGA
- a CDS encoding ABC-type transport auxiliary lipoprotein family protein has protein sequence METDARYGIIGAFTLAVIGAAFLFVFWMHTTGGLGEQSVYQIRFAGSVSGLRPGSSVLFNGIRVGEVLDLSLVPEDSSRVQATVSVNRGTPIHTDTQIAVETQGLMGSPSILLSGGTGPLAVGQAGRPPLLDADPNATETLTRSAGSALKKLDLILAENAEPLNNAIVKFGTFAEALARNSERLDNIAAGLERMVGSSAKKPPVVYDLTAPASFDPPVKAPAGKVTVAEPTALVVFDTQKVLVSPQAGERTPLEEGQWSDSIPKMLQAKVIQSFENAGQIDSVSRPSDLGSAEVQLSLDIRNFQVSQPDKTALVEFAARLLDSDGKIKAARLFKQTAPVAGADSASAARALDAAFGKAATELVRWTSEAE, from the coding sequence ATGGAAACGGACGCGCGATACGGGATCATCGGGGCCTTCACGCTGGCAGTCATTGGCGCGGCCTTCCTGTTCGTGTTCTGGATGCACACGACGGGCGGGCTGGGCGAACAGTCGGTCTACCAGATCCGCTTCGCCGGATCGGTCTCGGGGCTCAGGCCGGGGTCATCTGTGCTCTTCAACGGGATCCGTGTAGGCGAGGTGCTCGATCTCAGCCTCGTCCCGGAGGACAGCTCGCGCGTGCAGGCTACGGTCTCGGTCAACCGGGGGACGCCGATCCACACCGACACGCAGATCGCGGTGGAGACGCAAGGGCTGATGGGCTCGCCCTCCATCCTGCTCAGCGGCGGCACGGGCCCGCTCGCCGTCGGGCAGGCCGGACGGCCGCCGCTGCTCGACGCCGACCCGAACGCCACGGAGACGCTGACGCGGTCGGCCGGTAGCGCGCTCAAGAAGCTCGACCTGATCCTGGCCGAGAACGCTGAGCCACTGAACAACGCCATCGTCAAGTTCGGCACCTTCGCGGAGGCGCTCGCGCGCAACTCGGAACGGCTCGACAACATCGCGGCGGGCCTGGAGCGCATGGTCGGCAGCAGCGCCAAGAAGCCGCCCGTGGTCTACGACCTGACGGCCCCGGCCTCCTTCGATCCGCCCGTCAAGGCGCCGGCCGGCAAGGTGACGGTCGCCGAGCCGACCGCGCTCGTGGTGTTCGACACCCAGAAGGTTCTGGTCAGCCCGCAGGCCGGGGAGCGCACGCCGCTGGAAGAGGGCCAGTGGAGCGACTCGATCCCCAAGATGCTGCAGGCGAAGGTCATCCAGAGCTTCGAGAACGCCGGCCAGATCGACAGCGTCTCGCGACCGAGCGATCTCGGGTCCGCGGAGGTCCAGCTCTCGCTCGACATCCGGAACTTCCAGGTCTCGCAGCCGGACAAGACGGCTCTGGTGGAGTTCGCGGCGCGGCTCCTCGATTCCGACGGCAAGATCAAGGCCGCGCGCCTCTTCAAGCAAACGGCCCCGGTGGCGGGCGCGGACTCCGCCTCCGCGGCCCGGGCGCTCGACGCCGCCTTCGGCAAGGCGGCGACGGAGCTGGTCCGCTGGACGTCGGAGGCGGAGTGA
- a CDS encoding ABC transporter ATP-binding protein, with protein MALRTDGLAISVEGLTVGFGPRTVLDGLDLEVRRGEILGLVGASGGGKSVLLRTMIGLVPKRKGRIEILGVDVDDAADREGHRALERRWGVLFQHGALFSSLTVLENIQFPMREYLDLSDRLMREVASAKLEMVGLGPDDAGKFPSELSGGMIKRVALARALALDPEIVFLDEPTSGLDPIAATEFDMLIRQLQRTLGLTVFMVTHDLDSLAKVSDRIAALAGGRIVAIGTLDTMLACEHPWVRSYFRSERAHGLGRPHATQPA; from the coding sequence ATGGCCCTCCGGACCGACGGACTCGCGATCAGCGTCGAAGGGCTGACGGTCGGCTTCGGACCGCGCACGGTGCTCGACGGGCTCGACCTGGAGGTCCGGCGCGGGGAGATCCTTGGGCTCGTGGGCGCGTCGGGCGGCGGCAAGTCCGTGCTGCTCAGGACCATGATCGGCCTCGTCCCGAAACGGAAGGGGCGGATCGAGATCCTGGGCGTCGACGTGGACGACGCCGCCGATAGGGAGGGGCACAGGGCCCTGGAGCGGCGCTGGGGCGTGCTGTTCCAGCACGGGGCGCTGTTTTCGTCGCTGACCGTGCTCGAGAACATCCAGTTTCCGATGCGCGAATATCTCGACCTGTCGGACCGGCTCATGCGCGAGGTGGCCTCCGCCAAGCTGGAGATGGTCGGGCTCGGTCCGGACGATGCCGGCAAGTTCCCGTCCGAGCTCTCGGGCGGCATGATCAAGCGGGTGGCCCTGGCGCGGGCGCTGGCGCTCGACCCGGAGATCGTCTTCCTGGACGAGCCCACCTCGGGGCTCGACCCGATCGCCGCCACGGAGTTCGACATGCTGATCCGGCAGCTCCAGCGGACGCTGGGACTGACGGTCTTCATGGTGACGCACGATCTCGACAGCCTCGCGAAGGTCTCGGACCGCATCGCGGCGCTGGCCGGCGGCCGGATCGTGGCCATCGGAACCCTGGACACCATGCTCGCCTGCGAGCATCCCTGGGTTCGATCCTACTTCCGCAGTGAGCGGGCGCATGGCCTGGGGCGCCCCCACGCAACACAGCCGGCCTGA
- a CDS encoding MlaE family ABC transporter permease: MAEGLLDWTAEGDRIAVRARGAWTAANASVLEPLVGGVEARRARALAVDVAGIGELDTFGAWLVERLVRSAGSAELSGLKDDFRGLYEKVAQANRRQSTMPPPARGPLAWLGRVGLSMAEVGTDLGGFVAMLGAIATVFVKAVVRPARLRLTALVHHLDRVALQAVPIIVLVTFLIGGIIAQQGFFHFRKFGAEDYVVDMVGILVLREIGVLIVAIMVAGRSGSSYTAELGSMKMREEIDALSTMGRDPIEILILPRVLALVIGLPILAFIGSMAALYGGLLVAWFYGGMDQTIFVARLKEAISLTHFNVGMIKAPFMALVIGTVACSEGIKVKGSAESLGLRTTASVVKSIFLVIVLDGIFAIFFASIGM; this comes from the coding sequence TTGGCCGAAGGGCTTCTCGACTGGACCGCAGAGGGCGACCGCATCGCCGTCAGGGCGCGCGGCGCCTGGACGGCGGCGAACGCGTCGGTGCTCGAGCCGCTTGTCGGCGGGGTCGAGGCGCGCCGGGCGCGCGCCCTGGCGGTCGACGTGGCCGGGATCGGCGAGCTCGACACCTTCGGGGCCTGGCTGGTGGAGCGGCTCGTCCGCAGCGCGGGGAGCGCGGAGCTCAGCGGTCTGAAGGACGACTTCCGCGGTCTCTACGAAAAGGTGGCGCAGGCGAACCGCCGGCAGAGCACCATGCCGCCGCCCGCCCGCGGTCCGCTGGCGTGGCTCGGACGCGTCGGGCTCTCCATGGCCGAGGTGGGCACCGACCTCGGCGGGTTCGTGGCCATGCTGGGCGCGATCGCGACCGTGTTCGTCAAGGCCGTCGTCCGGCCGGCCCGACTCCGGCTGACCGCGCTCGTCCATCACCTCGACCGGGTGGCGCTGCAGGCCGTTCCGATCATCGTGCTGGTCACCTTCCTGATCGGCGGGATCATCGCCCAGCAGGGCTTCTTCCATTTCCGCAAGTTCGGCGCCGAGGACTACGTCGTCGACATGGTCGGCATCCTGGTGCTCCGCGAGATCGGCGTGCTGATCGTCGCCATCATGGTGGCGGGGCGGTCGGGAAGCTCCTACACGGCCGAGCTCGGCTCGATGAAGATGCGCGAGGAGATCGACGCGCTCAGCACGATGGGCCGCGACCCGATCGAGATCCTGATCCTGCCGCGCGTCCTGGCCCTGGTCATCGGCCTGCCGATCCTGGCTTTCATAGGCTCCATGGCCGCCCTCTACGGCGGCCTGCTGGTCGCCTGGTTCTACGGCGGCATGGACCAGACGATCTTCGTGGCGCGGCTCAAGGAGGCGATCTCGCTGACGCATTTCAACGTCGGCATGATCAAGGCGCCCTTTATGGCGCTGGTGATCGGCACGGTCGCCTGCAGCGAGGGCATCAAGGTCAAGGGCAGCGCGGAGTCCCTGGGCCTGCGGACCACCGCCTCCGTCGTCAAGTCGATCTTCCTCGTGATCGTGCTCGACGGCATCTTCGCGATCTTCTTCGCCTCGATCGGGATGTGA
- a CDS encoding phospholipase D-like domain-containing protein — protein MAIHDAVVDVMSAYWPHITGAVALVLGAATSVHAIMTKQDVRAATAWTGVILLSPILGAVVYIVFGVNRVRRETRLKGREESLERIAAAGGRPSAAAGTVPEGLAPLRRLGDTVAAFPLRPGVAVEPLATGDDAYGAMLAAIDGASSWVLLETYIFDDDRIGALFAETLGAAVARGVSVRVLVDAIGSRYSRPPITRRLADLGIRHALFMDGMLGLRLAYANLRTHRKIMIVDGREAFMGGMNIRQSFSARIAGEGAGRDAHFRVAGPVVEDLGTVFAQDWLFSTGEELPLDAIFAGTAAHRPGSALARAVPSGPDQHLECTHRMILGALSVARERVLVASPYFLPDRRLVAAFAIAAGRGVRVDIVLPGENNLRLVDSAMQAQLDQILAGGCRVWRSTGRFDHAKLMAVDDAWAYVGSSNLDPRSLRLNFEIDLEVYDPALAAWIARHVLDRIATAEEMTREGLAARPFLLRLRDRTVWLASPYL, from the coding sequence ATGGCGATCCACGATGCGGTCGTCGACGTGATGTCCGCCTACTGGCCGCACATCACCGGTGCTGTGGCGCTCGTCCTCGGTGCCGCGACCTCCGTCCACGCCATCATGACCAAGCAGGACGTGCGCGCCGCCACCGCCTGGACGGGCGTGATCCTGCTGTCCCCCATCCTGGGCGCGGTCGTCTACATCGTCTTCGGCGTGAACCGCGTCCGGCGGGAGACCCGCCTCAAGGGTCGCGAGGAGAGCCTGGAACGGATAGCGGCCGCCGGCGGCCGCCCGTCCGCGGCGGCCGGCACCGTGCCGGAGGGCCTGGCGCCCCTGCGCCGGCTCGGCGATACGGTTGCGGCCTTCCCGCTGCGCCCCGGCGTCGCCGTGGAGCCGCTCGCGACCGGAGACGACGCCTACGGCGCGATGCTCGCCGCCATCGACGGGGCGTCGTCCTGGGTCCTGCTGGAGACCTACATTTTCGACGACGACCGCATCGGAGCGCTCTTCGCCGAGACGCTCGGGGCGGCGGTCGCCCGCGGGGTCTCGGTCCGCGTCCTCGTCGACGCGATCGGGTCCCGCTATTCGCGCCCCCCGATCACGCGCCGCCTCGCCGACCTCGGGATCCGGCATGCGCTGTTCATGGACGGCATGCTCGGCCTGAGGCTCGCCTACGCCAACCTGCGCACCCACCGCAAGATCATGATCGTCGATGGCCGCGAGGCATTCATGGGCGGCATGAACATCCGCCAGTCCTTCTCCGCCCGGATCGCCGGGGAAGGGGCGGGTCGAGACGCCCATTTCCGCGTCGCCGGTCCGGTCGTCGAGGACCTCGGCACCGTCTTCGCGCAGGACTGGCTCTTCTCCACCGGCGAGGAACTGCCGCTCGACGCGATCTTCGCCGGCACGGCCGCCCACCGTCCCGGGTCAGCGCTCGCCCGGGCCGTCCCCTCCGGGCCGGACCAGCACCTCGAATGCACCCATCGCATGATCCTCGGGGCGCTCTCCGTGGCCCGCGAGCGGGTCCTTGTCGCCTCGCCCTACTTCCTCCCCGACCGGCGGCTGGTCGCCGCCTTCGCGATCGCGGCCGGGCGCGGGGTCCGGGTCGACATCGTCCTGCCCGGCGAGAACAACCTCCGCCTCGTCGACAGCGCCATGCAGGCCCAGCTCGACCAGATTCTCGCCGGTGGCTGCCGGGTCTGGCGGTCCACCGGCCGGTTCGACCATGCCAAGCTGATGGCCGTCGACGACGCCTGGGCCTATGTCGGTTCCTCCAACCTCGACCCCCGCAGCCTGCGCCTGAACTTCGAGATCGACCTGGAGGTCTACGATCCGGCCCTCGCCGCCTGGATCGCCCGCCATGTGCTCGACCGGATCGCCACGGCCGAAGAGATGACCCGCGAGGGGCTCGCGGCGCGGCCCTTCCTGCTCCGGCTGCGCGACCGGACCGTGTGGCTCGCCTCACCCTACCTCTGA
- a CDS encoding methyl-accepting chemotaxis protein, with amino-acid sequence MIEFASGEILRGPAAVLRSALAKNGKWASGVAAVAGFVADVLQPVAPFAAYVFLLGAVACLVLATVLFARLLAADRAAPALVFALFVTVVSGGLWQMQRAEAAEDGVVASVVPAVADLQRRLGLVAADVASVRQTVEGVAERVARIEEGVGAAAGSVEGLKASAETTGQIVRHAAAATDRVETRVAAVAESQRRVEETARSSAERAARSADKIASVADRLTTSIDDMTRSFQALSQAGGLVADPKTAAEIYHNARLTESRGDALAARRAYLQLAALDLDAVDTWSRLAALVRVQDGRAGAREVFANFAGRAASPAYELVSASLYDDAERRRRVEMFVAAHPDYGPGWYMLADEVSEARLGSQTIAEKRRERDSLARFLDGDERGTLARRFLDRTMLADWLDSARRRKRALDALLETQQVEPRAIFTRSGNDWSVYVQLPEPAVGFAYRLGESGAFVQAGPGFGTDPRTGRPMPNTNISIVPGAEPKAIEVTYLDLRGQEAGPFRIPFDPMAALVGQQKQALEMTKGSWIAFRDYNGLLVYTSHLVSYRCTIAKATYGLDSQPVDKAIELPPCDPKDPFSVPAPEKTYFKVPPATRSMTVRLQFRDGSIAESTIARR; translated from the coding sequence ATGATCGAATTCGCGAGCGGTGAAATCCTGCGCGGCCCTGCCGCGGTGCTCAGGAGCGCCCTCGCCAAGAACGGCAAGTGGGCCTCCGGCGTCGCCGCCGTGGCCGGCTTCGTGGCCGATGTCCTGCAGCCGGTCGCGCCCTTCGCCGCCTATGTGTTCCTGCTCGGCGCCGTGGCCTGCCTCGTCCTCGCGACCGTCCTGTTCGCGCGCCTCCTCGCGGCCGACCGGGCCGCCCCGGCCCTGGTCTTCGCCCTTTTCGTGACCGTCGTCTCGGGCGGCCTCTGGCAGATGCAGCGGGCCGAGGCGGCCGAGGACGGTGTGGTGGCCAGCGTGGTCCCTGCCGTCGCCGACCTGCAGCGCCGCCTCGGCCTCGTCGCCGCCGACGTGGCCTCCGTCAGGCAGACGGTCGAGGGCGTGGCGGAGCGCGTCGCCCGCATCGAGGAGGGCGTCGGCGCCGCCGCCGGCTCCGTCGAGGGCCTCAAGGCCTCCGCCGAGACCACCGGTCAGATCGTCCGCCACGCCGCTGCCGCGACCGATCGCGTCGAGACCCGGGTCGCGGCCGTCGCCGAGAGCCAGCGGCGGGTCGAGGAGACCGCCCGGTCGAGCGCCGAGCGCGCCGCCCGCAGCGCCGACAAGATCGCCTCGGTCGCCGACCGGCTGACCACCTCGATCGACGACATGACCCGCAGCTTCCAGGCGCTCTCCCAGGCCGGAGGCCTGGTCGCGGATCCGAAGACCGCCGCCGAGATCTACCATAACGCCCGGCTGACGGAGTCCCGCGGCGACGCGCTGGCGGCCCGCCGGGCCTACCTGCAGCTCGCCGCCCTCGACCTCGACGCCGTCGACACCTGGTCGCGCCTCGCCGCCCTCGTGCGCGTGCAGGACGGCCGTGCCGGCGCCCGCGAAGTCTTCGCGAATTTCGCCGGCCGCGCTGCCAGCCCCGCCTACGAACTCGTCTCCGCCTCGCTCTACGACGATGCCGAGCGCCGCCGCCGGGTCGAGATGTTCGTCGCGGCCCATCCGGACTACGGCCCGGGCTGGTACATGCTCGCCGACGAGGTGTCCGAGGCGCGCCTCGGCAGCCAGACCATCGCCGAGAAGCGCCGCGAGCGCGACAGCCTCGCCCGCTTCCTCGACGGCGACGAACGCGGCACGCTCGCCCGCCGGTTCCTCGACCGCACCATGCTGGCCGACTGGCTCGACTCCGCCCGGCGCCGCAAGCGCGCCCTCGACGCGCTCCTGGAAACCCAGCAGGTCGAGCCGCGCGCCATCTTCACCCGTAGCGGCAACGACTGGTCGGTCTATGTCCAGCTCCCCGAACCGGCAGTCGGCTTCGCGTACCGGCTCGGCGAGAGCGGCGCCTTCGTGCAGGCCGGCCCCGGCTTCGGCACGGATCCCCGCACCGGCCGGCCGATGCCGAACACCAACATCTCCATCGTCCCGGGCGCGGAGCCGAAGGCCATCGAGGTGACCTACCTCGACCTGCGCGGCCAGGAGGCCGGGCCGTTCCGGATCCCCTTCGATCCGATGGCGGCCCTGGTCGGCCAGCAGAAGCAGGCGCTCGAGATGACCAAGGGCTCCTGGATCGCCTTCCGCGACTACAACGGCCTGCTCGTCTATACGAGCCACCTCGTCAGCTACCGCTGCACCATCGCCAAGGCCACCTACGGGCTCGACAGCCAGCCCGTCGACAAGGCGATCGAACTGCCCCCCTGCGACCCGAAGGACCCCTTTTCGGTCCCCGCGCCCGAAAAGACCTACTTCAAGGTCCCTCCCGCAACCCGCTCCATGACCGTCCGCCTCCAGTTCCGCGACGGCTCCATCGCCGAGTCGACCATCGCGCGGCGCTGA
- a CDS encoding GtrA family protein: MVPVSNSPAASRPIGPTLRRLVAFGATGGAGFAIDAGLLWLLTARAGLDPFSARALSAPIAVAATWLLNRSLTFRAPSRGAAALAREGARYGIVAASGAGLNYLVYAAALLAVPGLAPVAALVAGSLAAMAFTYAGYARFAFRAED; this comes from the coding sequence GTGGTACCTGTCAGCAACAGTCCGGCCGCATCCCGGCCGATCGGCCCGACGTTGCGGCGGCTCGTGGCCTTCGGGGCGACCGGCGGGGCAGGGTTCGCGATCGATGCCGGCCTGCTCTGGCTGCTGACCGCGCGGGCGGGGCTCGACCCCTTCTCGGCGCGGGCGCTGTCGGCCCCGATCGCCGTCGCGGCCACATGGCTCCTCAACCGCAGCCTGACGTTCCGGGCCCCGTCGCGGGGGGCGGCGGCGCTGGCGCGCGAGGGCGCCCGCTACGGCATTGTCGCGGCGTCCGGCGCGGGGCTGAACTACCTCGTCTACGCGGCGGCGCTCCTGGCCGTGCCCGGGCTCGCGCCGGTGGCGGCGCTGGTGGCGGGCTCGCTGGCCGCCATGGCCTTCACGTATGCGGGCTATGCGCGCTTCGCGTTCCGGGCGGAGGACTGA